The bacterium genome includes a window with the following:
- a CDS encoding nuclear transport factor 2 family protein — protein MSRYVTVLFFATVAAISVSATLMDPVVARGDPVVSVPLLGVAAARTDLGHVAQICDVQATFDRAASTKNLDLMMSIWADGATLSVGDIYRYRGKSQIRGWFATRYGAFTTDHWIALTFSPTIRVNVQGTQAHLYFESYYVDLTTMEVKAEEATTATLSQVNDKWLIKDAVFGGLTVPQAAAPGGGCGTYE, from the coding sequence ATGAGTCGGTATGTAACGGTATTGTTCTTTGCGACGGTTGCGGCGATTAGCGTGTCAGCAACCTTGATGGACCCGGTAGTAGCGCGTGGTGATCCCGTAGTGAGCGTACCTCTCCTCGGGGTTGCTGCTGCTCGGACAGATCTTGGGCATGTTGCGCAGATTTGTGACGTGCAGGCCACCTTCGATCGCGCTGCGAGTACCAAGAATCTGGATCTGATGATGTCCATCTGGGCTGACGGCGCAACACTCTCCGTCGGCGATATCTATCGATACAGGGGCAAGAGTCAGATCCGAGGCTGGTTTGCGACGCGTTACGGAGCCTTCACGACAGATCACTGGATAGCGCTGACATTTTCACCAACGATCCGCGTTAATGTCCAAGGCACGCAAGCCCATCTGTACTTCGAATCCTACTACGTCGACTTAACGACGATGGAAGTAAAAGCAGAGGAGGCGACCACGGCCACTCTCTCTCAGGTCAATGACAAGTGGCTCATCAAAGATGCGGTTTTTGGCGGCCTTACGGTCCCGCAGGCCGCGGCGCCCGGAGGCGGCTGTGGCACCTACGAGTGA
- a CDS encoding tetratricopeptide repeat protein — protein sequence MARRPKRRVAKKSTEKQPKPSRRDVSMPPPPVQHGHNLPTQLTSFIGREQETAEIKRLLGTTRLLTLTGSGGCGKTRLALQVAADLVEQYPDGAWFVELASLSDPAFIPKAVASALDVPEQPKRPLIETLTSFLRTKTVLLLLDNCEHLRAACQRLIETVLRACATTRILATSREALGGEGELTYRVPPLRHPDVQRPLSPAQLTEYDAIRLFTERATFSQPRFAVTERSAPAIIEICVRLDGMPLAIEFAAARVRMLSVEQIAARLHDRFRLLTAGTRQTLPRQQTLRATMDWSYDLLSEPERAVLCRLSVFSGGWALEAAEAICTGGGVEASNILDLLTQLVDKSLVTAETRGRIARYRLLETIRQYSHDRLTESGEETEVQRRHRDWYLRFAERANSELHGPGQITWLERLEKEHDNLRVALGFGKIDAADPDVRLRLAVTLHQFWFMRGYFAEGREWLEGALAATRAPLLPERAWALCGAGMFAWRLGDVTGKGLLQDALVLFRQLQDPPGTAYALHHLAHVLEGQGDFARATEMFEESVAHFRAARDTWGIGWSLMCAGDGALLQGDDGRAMKLLQESLSLCREAGSTHTLSYLLDSLGTIARRRGDYDKATALLDEALEMAQQVGDKYHITTLLCGLADVASAKGHVGRAMRLYRECITLRQEVGDKPRLAVPLYGLARLASSQKDYQRAAKLFGAAEASLGPHLIRWRLDPADDERQKAAARVALGEELFESHWAEGRRMGLDAAIEYAVGAEKTQSLRSPGHLKMESTRRGVLAPREREVVALIAEGKTNRVIAAHLSITEGTAEAHVQHILNKLGFNSRAQIAAWAVEHGLRIPSPSPHTSTSDR from the coding sequence ATGGCTCGTCGGCCCAAGAGGCGGGTCGCGAAGAAGTCGACAGAGAAGCAGCCGAAGCCCAGTCGGCGTGATGTGTCTATGCCCCCGCCACCTGTCCAGCATGGTCACAACCTCCCGACCCAGCTCACTAGCTTCATCGGCCGCGAGCAGGAAACCGCGGAGATCAAACGATTGCTCGGCACGACGCGTCTGCTCACGCTGACAGGATCAGGTGGGTGCGGCAAGACGCGACTGGCTCTCCAGGTCGCGGCCGATCTCGTTGAGCAATACCCTGATGGCGCGTGGTTCGTCGAGTTGGCTTCCCTTTCGGACCCTGCGTTCATTCCAAAGGCTGTGGCTTCGGCGCTCGACGTTCCTGAGCAGCCCAAACGCCCGTTGATCGAAACTCTGACAAGCTTCCTGCGGACCAAAACTGTACTTCTGCTCCTGGATAACTGTGAACACCTCCGGGCAGCGTGCCAACGCCTGATTGAGACTGTGTTGCGGGCGTGCGCCACTACTCGAATATTGGCGACAAGCCGGGAAGCATTGGGGGGTGAGGGCGAGTTGACATACCGCGTCCCGCCGCTCCGCCACCCCGATGTTCAGCGCCCGCTATCTCCAGCGCAACTCACCGAGTACGATGCTATTCGGCTCTTCACCGAGCGAGCGACGTTCAGTCAACCCAGGTTTGCTGTGACAGAGCGCAGCGCTCCGGCCATCATTGAGATTTGCGTGCGGCTGGACGGCATGCCGCTCGCCATCGAGTTTGCAGCGGCCCGAGTACGGATGCTCTCGGTCGAGCAGATCGCGGCGCGGCTGCACGATCGCTTCCGGCTGCTCACGGCGGGGACGAGACAGACCCTGCCCCGCCAGCAGACCTTGCGCGCAACCATGGACTGGAGCTACGATCTGCTCTCCGAACCAGAGCGGGCGGTTCTTTGTCGCCTCTCCGTGTTTTCTGGCGGGTGGGCGTTGGAGGCGGCTGAAGCGATCTGCACGGGTGGTGGCGTCGAAGCCTCGAACATCCTGGACCTGCTGACGCAATTGGTGGATAAGTCTCTTGTGACTGCGGAAACGCGTGGTCGCATTGCACGGTATCGATTGCTGGAAACTATTCGCCAATATAGCCACGATCGTCTCACAGAATCGGGAGAAGAAACCGAGGTGCAGCGACGGCATCGAGACTGGTACCTCCGTTTCGCGGAGCGGGCCAATAGCGAGTTACACGGTCCGGGACAAATCACATGGCTGGAGCGGCTAGAGAAAGAGCATGATAACCTTCGTGTAGCGTTGGGGTTTGGTAAAATTGACGCCGCGGATCCTGACGTGCGGCTTCGGTTGGCGGTCACCCTACATCAGTTTTGGTTTATGCGCGGCTATTTTGCGGAGGGCCGCGAATGGCTGGAAGGAGCGCTCGCCGCCACCCGCGCACCGCTGCTGCCTGAACGTGCGTGGGCGCTTTGCGGGGCCGGGATGTTTGCGTGGCGTTTAGGTGACGTTACCGGGAAGGGGCTGCTTCAGGACGCTCTTGTCTTGTTTCGACAATTGCAAGATCCCCCAGGGACTGCTTACGCGCTCCATCATCTGGCGCACGTGCTGGAAGGGCAGGGCGATTTCGCTCGGGCGACCGAAATGTTCGAAGAAAGTGTGGCTCATTTCCGGGCGGCGCGCGATACTTGGGGAATCGGCTGGTCACTCATGTGCGCGGGTGACGGCGCGCTTCTTCAGGGCGACGATGGCCGTGCAATGAAACTCCTCCAAGAAAGCCTGTCCCTTTGCCGAGAAGCCGGCAGTACGCACACGCTTTCCTATCTGCTAGACAGCCTCGGAACCATTGCGCGAAGACGAGGTGACTACGACAAAGCCACAGCACTTCTGGATGAGGCGTTGGAAATGGCGCAGCAGGTGGGCGACAAATACCATATAACGACTCTGCTCTGCGGATTAGCGGATGTAGCGTCGGCCAAGGGACACGTAGGGCGCGCAATGAGATTGTACCGGGAATGCATCACGCTACGACAGGAGGTCGGAGATAAGCCACGTCTCGCGGTTCCCTTATATGGCCTGGCCCGCCTGGCATCTTCCCAAAAAGACTATCAAAGGGCGGCCAAGTTGTTCGGTGCCGCGGAGGCATCACTCGGGCCTCACCTGATACGTTGGCGCCTCGACCCAGCTGATGACGAACGGCAAAAGGCCGCCGCGCGAGTGGCACTAGGCGAGGAATTGTTTGAGAGTCACTGGGCAGAGGGCCGAAGGATGGGCCTCGATGCCGCGATCGAATACGCGGTTGGGGCAGAGAAAACACAGTCGCTAAGATCCCCAGGGCATCTGAAAATGGAATCAACTCGTCGCGGCGTTCTTGCCCCCCGCGAGCGAGAGGTGGTGGCCCTCATCGCCGAAGGGAAGACAAATCGAGTGATCGCCGCTCATCTCTCGATCACCGAGGGTACGGCGGAGGCTCACGTGCAGCATATTCTCAACAAGCTGGGATTCAACTCGCGGGCACAGATCGCCGCCTGGGCGGTCGAGCACGGATTACGCATTCCTTCGCCGTCACCTCATACCTCAACGAGCGATCGTTAG
- a CDS encoding cysteine synthase family protein produces the protein MTDRHPNARPSVLDAIGNTPVVPLNKIVPPNSAQVLVKLEFFSPTGSYKDRLALAMIEEAEARGDLHQGMTVVEATGGSTGSSLALVCAVKGYPFKAVSSDAFAREKLQTMRAFGADLEIVRSEGGKITKDLIQSMISRAKDLGASDNVYWTDQFHNGDSRKGYEKIGQELLRQVGGPIHAFCGGVGTAGMLMGVARALRTSGSPTRIVALEPATSAVISTGIAGSHRIEGAGAGFLPPLLDAHYYDEARGIDESEARRTARRLARDEGIFAGTSTGMNVAGALQLAQELGPGRVVATVAVDTGLKYLAGDLFEP, from the coding sequence ATGACGGATCGACACCCAAACGCGCGCCCATCGGTTCTCGACGCGATTGGCAATACACCGGTCGTCCCCCTGAATAAGATCGTGCCGCCAAATAGTGCCCAAGTCCTGGTGAAACTTGAATTCTTTAGCCCGACGGGGTCCTACAAGGACCGCTTGGCGTTGGCGATGATTGAGGAGGCCGAGGCGAGAGGCGATCTCCACCAGGGGATGACGGTCGTGGAAGCCACGGGCGGGAGTACTGGTTCCTCGTTGGCCTTGGTTTGCGCGGTGAAGGGATACCCATTCAAGGCGGTTTCCTCCGACGCCTTTGCCCGAGAGAAACTCCAGACAATGCGAGCGTTCGGCGCAGACCTGGAAATCGTCCGGAGTGAGGGGGGGAAAATTACCAAGGACTTGATCCAGAGCATGATCAGTAGGGCTAAGGACCTCGGGGCCTCGGATAACGTCTATTGGACCGACCAGTTCCACAACGGCGATTCGCGCAAGGGCTATGAAAAGATAGGACAGGAACTCTTGAGGCAGGTCGGAGGCCCGATTCACGCCTTTTGCGGTGGCGTAGGTACGGCGGGAATGCTGATGGGGGTCGCCAGAGCTCTGCGCACGTCGGGCAGCCCGACGCGAATTGTCGCTCTTGAGCCAGCCACCTCCGCGGTCATCTCGACAGGGATCGCTGGGTCGCACAGGATCGAGGGCGCTGGGGCCGGGTTTCTCCCGCCTCTCCTCGATGCCCACTACTATGACGAAGCACGAGGAATTGACGAGTCGGAGGCACGACGCACAGCGCGACGGTTGGCACGAGACGAAGGCATTTTTGCCGGAACCTCGACGGGGATGAATGTCGCGGGGGCACTCCAATTGGCCCAGGAGCTCGGGCCGGGGCGCGTCGTTGCGACCGTTGCCGTCGACACCGGGCTGAAGTATTTAGCGGGGGATCTGTTTGAGCCGTAG
- a CDS encoding VOC family protein codes for MQKITPFLWFDGNAEEAVNFYVSIFKNSKITSLTRYGEAGPGPKGTVMAATFQLDGQEFSALNGGPQFTFSPAISFFVNCETQAEVDGLWEKLSEGGEKQRCGWLRDKYGLSWQIIPSVLGAMMRDKNAEKSKNVMKAMLQMNKIDIEGLRRAYDQG; via the coding sequence ATGCAAAAAATTACCCCGTTCCTCTGGTTTGACGGCAACGCCGAAGAGGCGGTGAACTTCTATGTTTCTATTTTCAAAAACTCAAAGATCACGAGCCTGACTCGATATGGTGAGGCAGGACCGGGGCCGAAGGGCACGGTCATGGCCGCGACATTCCAGCTCGATGGGCAGGAATTTTCCGCACTGAACGGTGGACCGCAGTTTACCTTCTCGCCGGCCATATCATTTTTCGTGAACTGTGAGACGCAAGCAGAAGTCGACGGGCTCTGGGAGAAGCTTTCTGAGGGCGGTGAAAAGCAACGATGCGGCTGGTTGAGAGACAAATATGGGCTGTCGTGGCAAATCATCCCTTCTGTGTTGGGCGCGATGATGCGGGACAAGAATGCTGAGAAGTCAAAGAACGTCATGAAGGCTATGCTTCAAATGAACAAGATTGACATCGAGGGCTTGCGTCGGGCATATGACCAAGGATGA
- a CDS encoding DMT family transporter: protein MQLEPLVAVVLWGGIYAGAKLGLAEIPTLTFTYLRVLLATLVFAATVRGWTALIRPTVWKPLLGAGLAQTAFQLMLIAGLRRTTAGTSAILLAAAPLLTVGWLGITGREGIAGRQWASLLVGFVGVALVVRGGMSGLDRVHVAGDVLALGAAGAWVWYSLAIGPVVGELGAMRATGGAMAVAAVFLTPVALAGTGHLRWQAVTWPAWAGLVYSATAGMVVAMALWSRSVRRLGPRQTMVYVYLEPVSAVAIAAVLLGETLTPIQIPGTLLTFAGVWLASS from the coding sequence GTGCAGCTGGAACCCCTGGTTGCGGTCGTTCTCTGGGGCGGGATCTACGCGGGGGCTAAGCTTGGGTTGGCGGAAATCCCGACCCTGACCTTCACCTACCTCCGGGTCCTGCTGGCTACGTTGGTTTTCGCCGCAACCGTCCGTGGGTGGACCGCCCTCATCCGGCCGACTGTATGGAAACCCCTCCTCGGGGCCGGTCTGGCGCAAACGGCATTCCAACTCATGCTGATCGCCGGCCTGCGGCGGACGACCGCCGGGACCAGCGCGATCCTGCTTGCCGCGGCCCCGCTCCTGACCGTGGGATGGCTCGGGATCACCGGTCGGGAGGGGATCGCGGGGCGCCAGTGGGCCAGCCTGCTCGTCGGGTTCGTCGGCGTGGCACTCGTCGTCCGGGGAGGAATGAGCGGGCTGGACCGAGTGCACGTGGCCGGAGATGTGCTCGCGCTCGGCGCGGCCGGCGCGTGGGTGTGGTACAGCCTCGCGATCGGTCCCGTGGTCGGTGAGCTCGGCGCGATGCGCGCGACCGGGGGTGCGATGGCGGTCGCGGCGGTATTCCTCACCCCGGTCGCGCTCGCGGGAACCGGCCACCTTCGATGGCAGGCGGTCACGTGGCCGGCGTGGGCGGGCCTCGTGTACAGCGCGACCGCGGGGATGGTCGTCGCGATGGCGTTATGGAGCAGATCGGTCCGGCGGTTGGGACCGCGCCAGACCATGGTGTACGTCTATCTTGAGCCGGTCTCCGCCGTCGCGATCGCCGCCGTGCTGCTCGGCGAAACCCTGACCCCGATCCAGATCCCGGGGACGCTCCTGACGTTTGCCGGCGTATGGCTGGCGTCGAGCTAG
- a CDS encoding dihydrodipicolinate synthase family protein, translated as MPHVAPGVYNITATPLDPSGELDLAGLRRLVDFQVALGVTGLSILGNLGEVRYLTDAERDAVVDTTIAQVAGRAPVIVGMGFSGPQPRCGDGGAAGWRPGARGDRGPLSPRRRRHAAPHRRLR; from the coding sequence ATGCCGCACGTTGCCCCCGGAGTCTACAACATCACGGCCACGCCGCTCGATCCGTCCGGCGAACTGGACCTTGCCGGACTGCGCAGGCTGGTGGACTTCCAGGTGGCGCTCGGGGTCACCGGCCTGAGCATCCTCGGGAACCTGGGTGAGGTCCGCTACCTGACCGACGCGGAGCGGGACGCGGTGGTCGACACGACGATCGCGCAGGTCGCCGGGCGGGCACCGGTGATCGTCGGGATGGGGTTCAGCGGGCCGCAGCCACGCTGCGGCGATGGTGGCGCTGCCGGCTGGCGTCCGGGGGCAAGAGGCGATCGTGGACCACTATCGCCGCGTCGGCGAAGGCATGCCGCTCCCCATCGTCGTCTACGATGA
- a CDS encoding MFS transporter: MIPVAGAGPPTRLVRPVEVGWLGLYWFAISFHWGALLTVVIPAEVLRFVPEAQKGAYLGALFAAGAVMAMVISPISGALSDRSTLSMGRRRPFVIAGTLVSCLGLLAMRYATGYAWYVGAVVIVQTATNFAGGAFNGLIPDKIPPSQRGMTSGVMGFMMMIGTISAVLVAGDLVGRGQTPLVYGIDIGVLLVCTAMMASQIREERLPAAPPIRLPDFLRSFWIDPRRYPDFGWLFLTRGLVMLGFYTLISFLQFFVKDTLHLSVREAARTTSVLSAITIAAATLVALAAGVLSDRIGRKGIVSTAGFFLALTSLGLLMQPPLSALKVIAVLFGVGYGAYTSVDWALAIDVLPPTRSAAKDLGIWAIANTLPQVVAPILAGPVIDAFNRGGSNLGYSVAFALAIVYVTLGSVFVWKIRGAR, encoded by the coding sequence ATGATCCCCGTGGCAGGCGCCGGACCCCCCACCCGCCTCGTCCGCCCCGTGGAGGTCGGCTGGCTGGGCCTGTACTGGTTCGCGATCAGCTTCCACTGGGGGGCGCTGCTCACCGTGGTCATCCCGGCGGAGGTCCTCCGCTTCGTCCCCGAGGCGCAGAAGGGCGCTTACCTAGGGGCGTTGTTCGCCGCCGGCGCGGTGATGGCGATGGTGATCTCGCCGATCTCCGGGGCGCTGAGCGACCGCTCCACGCTGTCGATGGGGCGGCGGCGGCCGTTCGTCATCGCCGGTACGCTCGTCAGCTGTCTGGGCCTTTTGGCGATGCGCTACGCGACCGGCTACGCCTGGTACGTCGGCGCCGTGGTAATCGTCCAGACCGCGACGAACTTCGCGGGAGGGGCGTTCAACGGGCTCATCCCGGACAAGATCCCTCCCTCGCAGCGGGGGATGACGTCCGGGGTGATGGGGTTCATGATGATGATCGGCACCATCTCGGCGGTATTGGTCGCCGGGGATCTCGTCGGGCGTGGACAGACTCCCCTGGTGTACGGCATCGACATCGGTGTGTTGTTGGTGTGCACGGCGATGATGGCCTCGCAGATCCGAGAAGAACGGCTGCCCGCCGCCCCGCCGATACGGCTGCCCGATTTCCTCCGCTCCTTCTGGATCGACCCGCGGCGCTATCCGGACTTCGGGTGGCTGTTCCTGACACGGGGGCTCGTGATGCTCGGGTTTTACACGTTGATCAGCTTCCTTCAGTTCTTTGTGAAGGACACGCTACATCTGTCGGTGCGGGAGGCCGCGCGCACCACGAGCGTCCTCAGCGCGATCACCATCGCGGCCGCAACGCTCGTGGCCCTTGCCGCCGGGGTGCTCTCGGATCGGATTGGGCGGAAGGGGATCGTCTCGACGGCCGGCTTCTTCCTTGCCCTGACCAGCCTCGGGCTCCTGATGCAGCCGCCGCTTTCCGCCCTCAAGGTGATCGCCGTTCTGTTTGGGGTTGGCTACGGCGCGTATACGAGCGTGGACTGGGCGCTGGCGATCGACGTGCTGCCGCCGACCCGGTCCGCGGCAAAGGATCTCGGGATTTGGGCGATCGCCAACACGCTGCCGCAGGTGGTGGCGCCGATCCTGGCCGGGCCGGTGATCGACGCCTTCAACCGCGGTGGGTCAAATCTCGGCTACTCTGTCGCGTTCGCCCTGGCGATCGTCTACGTCACCCTCGGCTCGGTCTTCGTCTGGAAGATTCGTGGGGCGAGGTAA
- a CDS encoding long-chain fatty acid--CoA ligase → MDRIWLRSYEAGVPATLSYPKVPVHHFLEEHARRSPRHAAILLAAPTFSSVFTYRRVDQLANRFANALLWLGVKPGDRVAIQLPNFPQFVVGFYGALKAGAVVVPINPLYKSRDLATVLGNSGAKIILTLSRFVPGLTEVMAETRIESLIVTEPYDFFPFPWKQLAWYKLRGTANPGEGLRLVSLLRSASPRAPGVRVAPDDLAVLQYTGGTTGTPKGAMLTHRNLVTNCTQMRHWLTTLEEGKERFLGVAPFFHVYGLTVALNTAISVASTVICVVMGLFDTRVVAAMIARHRPTIFPGVPAMYLAINHLKDVQRYNLHSIKVCVSGSAPLSGEVQAEFERLTGATVLEGYGLSEASPGTHVNPVYGQHKVGSIGLPLPDTEARIVDLDTGERELPLGESGELVIRGPQVMRGYWNAPQETAETLRGGWLHTGDIARMDEEGYFFIIDRKKDLVNVGGLKVYPREIEELLHEHPKVKEAAVTGVTHKVRGELLVAQVVLKDGVTDDPKQVRRELVEFCRSRLASFKVPRRIEIVTELPKSAIGKVLRREIRETVAEKADEDV, encoded by the coding sequence ATGGACCGCATCTGGCTGCGGAGCTATGAGGCGGGGGTGCCGGCGACCCTATCGTATCCGAAGGTGCCGGTGCACCATTTTCTCGAGGAGCACGCCCGGCGGTCCCCGCGCCACGCCGCAATCCTCCTCGCGGCGCCGACCTTTTCCTCGGTGTTCACCTACCGTCGGGTCGACCAGCTTGCCAACCGGTTCGCGAACGCGCTGCTCTGGCTCGGAGTCAAGCCCGGCGACCGTGTGGCCATCCAGCTCCCCAATTTCCCCCAGTTTGTCGTCGGTTTCTACGGGGCACTCAAGGCGGGCGCCGTCGTCGTCCCCATCAACCCGCTCTACAAGTCCCGCGACCTCGCCACGGTGCTCGGGAACTCCGGGGCGAAGATCATCCTCACGCTCTCGCGGTTCGTCCCCGGGTTGACCGAGGTGATGGCCGAAACTCGAATCGAGTCCCTGATTGTGACTGAGCCCTATGACTTCTTCCCATTTCCGTGGAAGCAGTTGGCCTGGTACAAACTGCGCGGTACCGCCAACCCGGGGGAGGGACTTCGGCTCGTGTCGCTTCTTCGGAGCGCATCCCCCCGCGCGCCCGGGGTCCGAGTGGCCCCGGACGATCTGGCGGTCCTCCAGTACACCGGCGGCACGACCGGGACGCCCAAGGGGGCGATGCTCACCCACCGCAACCTTGTGACGAACTGCACCCAGATGCGGCATTGGCTGACGACGCTTGAGGAGGGCAAAGAGCGGTTCCTCGGGGTCGCGCCGTTCTTTCACGTTTACGGGCTGACGGTCGCGCTCAACACCGCGATCAGTGTGGCTTCGACCGTGATTTGTGTCGTCATGGGTTTGTTCGACACTCGGGTGGTCGCCGCGATGATCGCACGCCACCGACCGACGATCTTCCCCGGTGTGCCGGCGATGTACCTGGCGATCAATCACCTGAAGGACGTCCAGCGGTACAACCTCCATTCGATCAAGGTCTGCGTCAGTGGGTCGGCACCGCTGTCGGGCGAGGTGCAGGCCGAGTTCGAACGGCTGACCGGAGCCACGGTGCTGGAAGGGTACGGGCTGAGTGAGGCCTCGCCCGGGACCCACGTCAACCCGGTGTACGGACAGCACAAGGTGGGCAGCATCGGTCTGCCGCTGCCGGACACCGAGGCGCGGATCGTCGACCTCGATACCGGGGAGCGCGAGCTCCCGCTGGGCGAGAGCGGGGAGCTGGTCATCCGCGGCCCTCAGGTGATGCGGGGGTACTGGAACGCTCCGCAGGAGACCGCCGAAACGCTGCGGGGCGGCTGGCTGCATACGGGCGACATCGCCCGCATGGACGAGGAGGGGTACTTCTTCATCATCGACCGCAAGAAGGATCTCGTCAACGTCGGCGGACTCAAGGTATATCCGCGGGAGATTGAAGAACTGCTCCACGAACACCCCAAAGTCAAGGAAGCGGCGGTCACCGGCGTCACGCACAAGGTGCGGGGTGAGCTCCTCGTGGCGCAGGTCGTGCTGAAGGACGGCGTCACCGACGATCCCAAGCAGGTACGGCGCGAGTTGGTCGAGTTTTGCCGGAGCCGCCTCGCGTCGTTCAAGGTGCCGCGCCGGATCGAGATCGTCACCGAGCTTCCGAAGAGCGCCATCGGGAAGGTCCTCCGGCGAGAGATTCGCGAGACCGTGGCGGAGAAGGCCGACGAAGACGTCTAG
- a CDS encoding Crp/Fnr family transcriptional regulator, which produces MPSLLAQVPLFAEFSRSELDALSTFIRLRRYPKGSIIFHQGDPGTTLYLIETGEVKLTVMSGRGKEATLALLGQGAFFGELSLLDGEPRSATAVARVDCKLGALDRDHLLRFLEEHPRATASLLSVLARRLRRTTDQVHDAVFLDIPARLAKVLLQFAGAKIEGPDGRLSAPKLTQEELAELVGGTRESINKCLGIFARQGWVRRHRGMVTVLKPEELRKQIY; this is translated from the coding sequence ATGCCAAGCCTTCTGGCACAAGTTCCTCTCTTTGCCGAGTTTTCCCGGAGCGAACTCGACGCCCTCTCCACGTTCATCCGCCTTCGTCGCTATCCCAAGGGGTCCATCATCTTTCACCAAGGCGACCCGGGGACGACCCTCTACCTCATCGAAACGGGCGAGGTAAAGCTGACCGTTATGTCGGGGAGGGGGAAGGAAGCCACCCTCGCGCTGCTCGGGCAGGGGGCGTTCTTTGGCGAGCTCAGCCTCTTGGATGGTGAGCCCCGCTCCGCCACGGCGGTGGCCAGAGTGGACTGCAAACTCGGGGCGCTCGATCGGGACCATCTGCTCCGGTTTCTCGAGGAACACCCTCGCGCGACCGCCAGCCTGCTGTCTGTTCTCGCCCGCCGTCTGCGGCGGACAACTGACCAGGTGCACGATGCCGTCTTTCTGGACATCCCCGCCCGGCTGGCCAAGGTACTCCTCCAATTCGCCGGGGCGAAGATCGAGGGCCCGGATGGACGCCTCAGCGCCCCCAAGCTGACCCAGGAGGAATTGGCAGAGTTGGTGGGCGGTACCCGGGAGAGCATCAACAAGTGCCTGGGGATCTTCGCCCGGCAGGGATGGGTCCGCCGCCATCGGGGGATGGTCACTGTGCTGAAACCCGAGGAGTTGAGAAAGCAGATCTACTGA
- a CDS encoding aldehyde dehydrogenase family protein: MKMYVGTEWVDKPKTIAVTNPFDGSQVDTVPKADADDIERALATATRGARAMRRLTGYERYQILRKAADLMAQRTEDLARTITLEEGKIIGEARFEVSRATEIIALSAEEAKRQYGETIALDGAPGVTQQKFGFTVRVPCGVVLGISPFNFPLHLVCHKVGPALAAGNSVIVKPATDTPLSALKLTQIMLEAGTPPEGIQCITGSGGEVGEALCRDPRVRKITFTGSRDVGERICQVAGLKKVTMELGSNSPLIVMPDADIEKVAAAVAATGFSNAGQVCISAQRILPLKPIYNDLLNALKPKVAALATGNPLDEKTKMGPMVRERDAQRVDEWVREAVASGAKLVTGGERHGAIYAPTVLADVKPEMRVSRSEVFGPTVAVTPVGTIDEAIAMANDTNYGLSAGIFTQNIDWAMKFVQQVESGNLHVNWGPQWRADLMPYGGLKDSGFGKEGPKYAVQEMTELKMVVIHLA, from the coding sequence ATGAAGATGTACGTCGGGACCGAATGGGTCGACAAGCCCAAAACGATCGCCGTGACCAATCCGTTCGACGGTTCCCAGGTCGACACCGTCCCCAAGGCCGACGCGGACGACATCGAGCGGGCGCTGGCCACCGCGACCCGCGGCGCGCGCGCGATGCGGCGGCTGACCGGATACGAGCGCTACCAGATCCTGCGGAAGGCCGCGGACCTGATGGCCCAACGCACCGAGGATCTCGCGCGCACGATTACCCTTGAGGAAGGCAAGATCATCGGGGAGGCGCGGTTCGAAGTCTCGCGCGCCACCGAGATCATCGCCCTGTCGGCCGAGGAAGCGAAGCGTCAATACGGCGAGACGATCGCGCTGGACGGCGCACCGGGGGTCACCCAGCAGAAGTTCGGGTTCACCGTCCGGGTCCCGTGCGGGGTTGTCCTGGGAATCAGTCCCTTTAATTTCCCCCTCCACCTGGTCTGCCACAAGGTGGGCCCGGCGCTCGCCGCCGGCAACAGCGTGATCGTGAAGCCCGCGACCGACACGCCGCTCAGCGCGCTCAAGCTCACCCAGATCATGCTCGAGGCCGGCACGCCCCCCGAGGGTATTCAGTGCATCACCGGGAGCGGCGGGGAGGTCGGCGAGGCGCTCTGCCGGGACCCGCGGGTGCGCAAGATCACGTTCACCGGGAGCCGAGATGTCGGCGAGCGGATCTGCCAGGTGGCCGGTCTGAAAAAGGTGACGATGGAATTGGGCAGTAACTCGCCGCTGATCGTGATGCCCGATGCCGACATCGAGAAGGTCGCGGCCGCGGTGGCCGCGACCGGGTTCAGCAACGCCGGCCAGGTCTGCATCAGCGCGCAGCGGATCCTTCCACTCAAACCGATCTACAACGACCTTCTGAACGCGCTCAAGCCAAAAGTGGCCGCGCTGGCGACCGGGAATCCCCTCGACGAGAAGACGAAGATGGGACCGATGGTGCGCGAGCGGGACGCGCAGCGGGTCGACGAATGGGTGCGCGAGGCCGTGGCATCGGGGGCCAAGCTCGTCACGGGTGGAGAGCGTCACGGGGCGATTTACGCGCCCACGGTGCTGGCGGACGTCAAGCCCGAGATGCGCGTATCCAGGAGCGAGGTGTTCGGCCCGACGGTCGCGGTCACCCCCGTCGGCACCATCGACGAAGCGATCGCGATGGCGAACGACACGAACTACGGCCTGTCTGCGGGGATCTTCACGCAGAATATTGATTGGGCGATGAAGTTCGTGCAGCAGGTCGAATCCGGTAACCTCCACGTCAACTGGGGCCCGCAGTGGCGGGCGGACCTGATGCCCTACGGCGGGCTCAAGGACAGCGGCTTCGGCAAGGAGGGGCCGAAGTACGCGGTGCAGGAGATGACCGAGCTGAAGATGGTCGTGATTCACCTCGCCTAG